Proteins encoded by one window of Chromobacterium violaceum ATCC 12472:
- the acpS gene encoding holo-ACP synthase: MIYGIGTDLVEIARMEAWCRRWGEKAGRRLLTAAEQAEFAAHAEPARFLAKRFAAKEAFAKALGTGVVAPALLTAIGVGHDELGKPVLILSDELAAFAAARGIARMHLSISDERGHALAFVVLES; encoded by the coding sequence ATGATTTACGGCATAGGCACCGACCTGGTGGAGATCGCCCGGATGGAGGCCTGGTGCCGGCGCTGGGGCGAGAAGGCGGGGCGGCGGCTGCTGACCGCGGCGGAGCAGGCCGAGTTCGCGGCTCACGCCGAGCCGGCGCGCTTTCTCGCCAAGCGCTTCGCCGCGAAGGAGGCTTTCGCCAAGGCGCTGGGCACCGGCGTGGTGGCGCCTGCCTTGCTGACGGCGATAGGCGTCGGCCATGATGAATTGGGCAAACCCGTGTTGATCTTGTCGGATGAACTGGCAGCCTTTGCCGCCGCGCGCGGCATTGCGCGCATGCATCTGTCCATCAGCGACGAGCGCGGCCACGCGCTGGCCTTCGTCGTGCTTGAATCGTAA
- the era gene encoding GTPase Era, with the protein MTDTPFHCGFVAIVGRPNVGKSTLMNHLIGQKISITSKKSQTTRHRVTGIHTEDAAQFVFVDTPGFQTYHKGALNEALNKSVKDSLGSVDCVLFLLEAMRFTAADREVMALLPKKTPVILVVNKLDKAKDKLTLQAFIDEVTAEFEFAGVEVVSAKHGQRLAELLDQVRPHLPESMPLYPEDMITDKNERFLAAEIVREKLFRYLGEELPYEMNVEVEMFEMDGALRRIHIAVLVDKEHQKPIVIGRGGEKLKKISTEARLDMEKLFDGKVFLQVWVKVKSGWADDVRFLREFGLD; encoded by the coding sequence ATGACCGATACCCCATTCCACTGCGGCTTCGTCGCCATCGTCGGCCGTCCCAACGTGGGCAAGTCCACGCTGATGAACCACCTGATCGGCCAGAAGATCAGCATCACGTCCAAGAAGTCGCAGACCACGCGCCATCGCGTCACCGGCATCCATACCGAGGACGCGGCGCAGTTCGTCTTTGTCGACACGCCCGGCTTCCAGACCTATCACAAGGGCGCGCTGAACGAGGCGCTGAACAAGAGCGTCAAGGATTCCCTGGGCAGCGTGGACTGCGTGCTGTTCCTGCTGGAGGCGATGCGCTTCACCGCCGCCGACCGCGAGGTGATGGCGCTGCTGCCGAAGAAGACCCCGGTGATCCTGGTGGTGAACAAGCTGGACAAGGCCAAGGACAAGCTGACCCTGCAGGCTTTCATCGATGAGGTGACCGCCGAATTCGAGTTCGCCGGCGTGGAAGTGGTCAGCGCCAAGCACGGCCAGCGGCTGGCCGAGCTCTTGGACCAGGTGCGTCCGCATCTGCCGGAGTCGATGCCCCTGTATCCGGAGGACATGATCACCGACAAGAACGAGCGCTTCCTGGCCGCCGAGATCGTCCGCGAGAAGCTGTTCCGCTACCTGGGCGAAGAGCTGCCGTACGAGATGAACGTGGAAGTGGAAATGTTCGAGATGGACGGCGCGCTGCGCCGCATCCACATCGCGGTGCTGGTGGACAAGGAGCACCAGAAGCCCATCGTGATCGGCAGGGGCGGAGAGAAGCTGAAGAAGATCTCCACCGAGGCGCGCCTGGACATGGAAAAGCTGTTCGACGGCAAGGTATTCCTGCAGGTGTGGGTGAAGGTCAAATCCGGCTGGGCCGACGACGTCCGCTTCCTGCGCGAGTTTGGTCTGGACTGA
- a CDS encoding metal-dependent hydrolase → MPTVVTHALAGATLVGLACRKPLSAPGVLPWLALCGAAAMLPDLDVVTFKLGIPYASPWGHRGFSHSLAAAALLAGLLAWLCRPVWQRAGLTAAPAAALLFLAVASHPMLDMICDASFGPALFMPWSEHRYLSGWRPIEGSPIGLKRWFGAKGWRVVHTEFLYVWLPCLALWASRCLWLRRSAGARA, encoded by the coding sequence ATGCCGACGGTCGTCACCCACGCGCTGGCCGGCGCCACGCTGGTCGGCTTGGCCTGCCGCAAGCCGTTGTCCGCGCCCGGCGTTTTGCCGTGGCTCGCGCTGTGCGGCGCGGCCGCGATGCTGCCGGATCTGGATGTGGTCACCTTCAAGCTGGGGATTCCGTATGCCAGCCCATGGGGGCACCGGGGCTTCTCGCATTCGCTGGCCGCCGCGGCGTTGCTGGCCGGCTTGTTGGCCTGGCTGTGCCGCCCGGTCTGGCAGCGAGCGGGGCTGACTGCCGCGCCGGCCGCCGCCTTGTTGTTCCTGGCGGTCGCCTCCCACCCGATGCTGGACATGATTTGCGACGCCAGCTTCGGTCCGGCGCTGTTCATGCCCTGGTCCGAGCATCGCTACCTCAGCGGATGGCGTCCGATCGAGGGCTCTCCGATCGGTCTCAAGCGCTGGTTCGGCGCCAAGGGCTGGCGCGTGGTCCATACCGAGTTCCTCTACGTATGGCTGCCGTGCCTCGCGTTGTGGGCGAGCCGATGCCTATGGCTGCGCCGTTCGGCAGGGGCGCGCGCATGA
- the nagZ gene encoding beta-N-acetylhexosaminidase, whose protein sequence is MSQTTLNLPRGPVMVDIAGFALTEAERARLSHPLVGGVILFRRNFHNIEQLRALTAEIRALRTPHLLIAVDHEGGRVQRFLDGFTRLPPMRVLGEAWDADRDQALKLAETVGYVLAAELSACGIDLSFTPVLDLDWERCAVIGNRAFHRDPEAVSALAEALQQGLGRGGMMSCGKHYPGHGYVEGDSHHLMPQDDRTLAQIEQDDLVPFARLADAGMGAVMPAHVLYPAVDSQPAGFSKVWLTDILRGRIGFDGVIFSDALDMAGAAGAGTYVQRADAALAAGCDMVLVCNQPEEADAMLAALAPPPQPQLAERLERMAGKSRAEDWQRLIATPDFAAAQAAVRQLAMPKDALAGPQVGEAH, encoded by the coding sequence ATGAGCCAAACGACTTTGAATCTCCCGCGCGGCCCGGTGATGGTGGACATCGCCGGCTTCGCGCTGACCGAAGCGGAACGCGCCCGGCTGTCCCATCCGCTGGTCGGCGGCGTCATCCTGTTTCGCCGCAATTTCCACAACATCGAACAACTGCGCGCGCTGACCGCCGAGATCCGCGCCTTGCGTACGCCGCATCTGTTGATCGCCGTCGATCACGAGGGCGGGCGCGTGCAGCGCTTCCTGGACGGCTTCACCCGCCTGCCGCCGATGCGCGTGCTGGGCGAGGCCTGGGATGCCGACCGCGACCAGGCGCTGAAGCTGGCCGAGACTGTGGGCTACGTGCTGGCGGCCGAATTGTCCGCCTGCGGCATAGACCTGTCCTTCACCCCGGTGCTGGACCTGGACTGGGAGCGTTGCGCGGTGATCGGCAACCGCGCCTTCCACCGCGATCCGGAGGCGGTGTCGGCGCTGGCCGAAGCGCTGCAGCAAGGCCTGGGCCGCGGCGGCATGATGAGCTGCGGCAAGCACTATCCCGGCCACGGCTATGTGGAGGGCGACAGCCACCATCTGATGCCGCAGGACGATCGCACGCTGGCACAGATCGAACAGGACGATCTGGTGCCGTTCGCCCGTCTGGCCGACGCCGGCATGGGCGCGGTGATGCCGGCCCACGTGCTGTACCCGGCGGTGGATAGCCAGCCGGCGGGCTTCTCCAAGGTGTGGCTGACCGACATCCTGCGCGGCAGGATAGGCTTCGACGGCGTGATCTTCTCCGACGCGCTGGACATGGCCGGCGCGGCCGGCGCCGGCACTTACGTGCAGCGCGCCGACGCGGCGCTGGCCGCCGGCTGCGACATGGTGTTGGTGTGCAACCAGCCGGAAGAGGCGGACGCGATGCTGGCCGCGCTGGCGCCGCCGCCGCAACCCCAGCTGGCGGAGCGGCTGGAGCGCATGGCGGGCAAGAGCCGCGCCGAAGATTGGCAGCGCTTGATCGCCACGCCGGATTTCGCCGCCGCGCAGGCGGCGGTCAGGCAATTGGCGATGCCCAAGGACGCGCTGGCCGGGCCGCAAGTGGGCGAGGCGCACTGA
- the recO gene encoding DNA repair protein RecO produces MSQPGRVDKQPGYILHTQPYRETSLLLEVLSRDHGRFSLVARSARRPRSDLRGVLLPFQPLTLSWFGKGELRTLHAADWDGGVRALTGLPLVCGFYLNELMMKLTARDDPEPRAFSVYDRAVRELAGGAPLSTALRRYELRLAQVLGYAPALSRDSRGEAIAADRHYLCRDAALPEPDEHPELAPVGRVVRLPGEALLALDADDYREPATRGHARLLSRVWLSALLGDEPLASRQLLQAIQSLSD; encoded by the coding sequence ATGAGCCAGCCGGGCAGGGTGGACAAGCAGCCGGGCTATATCCTGCATACCCAGCCGTACCGCGAGACCAGCCTGCTGCTGGAGGTGCTGAGCCGCGACCATGGCCGTTTCAGCCTGGTGGCGCGCAGCGCGCGCCGGCCCAGATCGGATCTGCGCGGCGTGTTGCTGCCGTTCCAGCCGTTGACGCTGTCCTGGTTCGGCAAGGGCGAGTTGCGCACGCTGCACGCGGCGGATTGGGATGGCGGCGTGCGCGCGCTGACCGGCCTGCCGCTGGTCTGCGGCTTTTACCTGAACGAACTGATGATGAAGCTCACGGCGCGGGACGATCCCGAGCCGCGGGCTTTTTCCGTTTACGACCGGGCGGTGCGGGAGCTGGCCGGCGGCGCGCCGCTGTCGACGGCGCTGCGCCGCTACGAGCTCCGGCTGGCCCAGGTGCTGGGCTACGCGCCGGCGCTGAGCCGGGACAGCCGCGGCGAGGCCATCGCCGCCGATCGCCATTATCTGTGCCGCGACGCGGCGCTGCCGGAGCCGGACGAGCATCCGGAGCTGGCGCCGGTCGGACGAGTGGTCCGGCTGCCGGGCGAGGCGCTGCTGGCGCTGGACGCAGACGACTACCGCGAGCCGGCCACGCGCGGCCACGCCCGCCTGCTGAGCCGGGTATGGCTGTCCGCGCTGCTGGGCGACGAGCCGCTGGCGTCGCGCCAATTATTGCAGGCCATCCAGTCCCTTTCGGACTGA
- the rnc gene encoding ribonuclease III: MTQIDNRFRRLSQALDYAFQKPELLRQALTHRSYSSANNERFEFVGDSILNYTVARMLYDQFPQLTEGELSRLRANLVNQNTLAEIAHELKLGDYLYLGEGELKSGGFNRPSILADALEATFAAVSFDADFAAAEQVVRRLYNQRVATIDTTRQAKDAKTRLQEALQARKLALPKYRILSQSGEAHEQWFKVECDLGEMALISTGDGGSRRAAEQQAAEAALTLLEQKLAASKKRS; encoded by the coding sequence GTGACCCAGATAGACAATCGATTCCGGCGCCTGTCCCAGGCGCTGGATTATGCTTTTCAAAAGCCGGAACTGCTGCGCCAGGCGCTGACGCACCGCAGTTACAGCAGCGCCAACAACGAGCGCTTCGAATTCGTCGGCGACAGCATCCTCAATTACACCGTGGCCCGCATGCTGTACGACCAGTTCCCGCAGCTGACCGAGGGCGAGCTGTCCCGGCTGCGCGCCAACCTGGTCAACCAGAACACGCTGGCGGAAATCGCCCATGAGCTGAAGCTGGGCGACTACCTGTATCTGGGCGAGGGCGAGCTCAAGAGCGGCGGCTTCAACCGGCCGTCCATCCTGGCCGATGCGCTGGAGGCCACCTTCGCCGCCGTCAGCTTCGACGCCGATTTCGCCGCCGCCGAACAGGTGGTGCGCCGCCTGTACAATCAGCGCGTCGCCACCATAGACACCACGCGCCAGGCCAAGGATGCCAAAACCCGCTTGCAGGAAGCGCTGCAGGCGCGCAAGCTGGCGCTGCCGAAGTACCGCATCCTGTCGCAGAGCGGCGAGGCGCACGAACAATGGTTCAAGGTGGAGTGTGACCTGGGCGAAATGGCCCTGATCTCCACCGGCGACGGCGGCAGCCGCCGCGCCGCCGAACAGCAGGCCGCCGAAGCGGCGCTGACCCTGCTGGAACAGAAACTCGCAGCAAGCAAGAAAAGATCATGA
- a CDS encoding competence/damage-inducible protein A, which translates to MQVGALIIGDELLSGKRQDKHMQALIRILAARGMKLAWAEYLGDDPARIEAALRRAFAGGDLVFSFGGIGATPDDHTRACAARALGVPLALHPEAKALIEGRFGADAYPHRIHMGNFPQGAAIIPNPVNQIAGFSHGHVHFLPGFPSMAWPMAEWVLDTHCRHLFATQPDVERSCIAIQAREGDLIGLMQDFSARYPALKLSSLPNFGNQAIPDMHIEFGFTGQPALVEIAIAEWAKSLRGLGYEVRTGDPE; encoded by the coding sequence ATGCAAGTGGGCGCGCTGATCATCGGCGACGAACTGTTGTCCGGCAAACGCCAGGACAAGCATATGCAGGCCTTGATCCGCATCCTGGCCGCGCGCGGGATGAAGCTGGCCTGGGCCGAATATCTGGGCGACGATCCGGCCCGCATCGAAGCCGCCTTGCGCCGCGCCTTCGCCGGCGGCGATCTGGTATTCAGCTTCGGCGGCATCGGCGCCACGCCGGACGACCATACCCGCGCTTGCGCCGCCCGCGCGCTGGGCGTGCCGCTGGCGCTGCATCCGGAGGCCAAGGCGCTGATCGAGGGACGTTTCGGCGCGGACGCCTATCCGCACCGGATTCATATGGGGAATTTCCCGCAGGGCGCCGCCATCATCCCCAATCCGGTCAACCAGATCGCCGGCTTTTCGCACGGCCATGTCCATTTCCTGCCCGGCTTCCCCAGCATGGCCTGGCCTATGGCCGAATGGGTGCTGGATACGCATTGCCGCCATCTGTTCGCGACTCAACCCGACGTCGAGCGGTCCTGCATCGCGATTCAGGCCCGCGAGGGCGATCTGATCGGCCTGATGCAGGATTTTTCCGCCCGCTATCCGGCGCTCAAATTGTCCAGCCTGCCCAATTTCGGCAATCAGGCGATTCCGGACATGCATATCGAGTTCGGCTTCACAGGCCAGCCGGCCTTGGTGGAGATCGCTATCGCTGAATGGGCGAAGTCGCTGCGGGGGCTGGGATATGAAGTGAGGACGGGTGATCCGGAGTAG
- the pdxJ gene encoding pyridoxine 5'-phosphate synthase, with amino-acid sequence MILLGVNIDHVATLRQARGTRYPSPVEAALVAESSGADLITLHLREDRRHIQDADVKAMRPVLKTRMNLEMAMTPEMLAHALQVAPEDVCLVPEKREEVTTEGGLDVRGHYADVKHYTGKLTEAGIRVSIFIDPDREQIQKAFDAGARVIELHTGAYADAPHASEREAELARIREAAEFGASLGMVVNAGHGLNYHNVKPIAAIPQIAELNIGHAIVAHALFVGFPQAVREMKALMESARAR; translated from the coding sequence ATGATTTTGTTGGGCGTAAACATCGATCACGTCGCCACGCTGCGCCAGGCGCGCGGCACCCGCTATCCCAGCCCGGTGGAAGCCGCGCTGGTGGCGGAGTCCAGCGGCGCCGACCTGATCACGCTGCATTTGCGCGAGGATCGCCGCCACATCCAGGACGCCGACGTCAAGGCGATGCGCCCGGTGCTGAAGACGCGGATGAACCTGGAAATGGCGATGACGCCGGAGATGCTGGCGCACGCGCTGCAGGTGGCGCCGGAAGACGTGTGCCTGGTGCCGGAAAAGCGCGAGGAAGTCACCACCGAAGGCGGCCTGGATGTGCGCGGCCACTACGCCGACGTCAAGCATTACACCGGCAAGCTGACCGAGGCCGGCATCCGCGTGTCCATCTTCATCGACCCGGACCGCGAGCAGATCCAGAAGGCGTTTGACGCCGGCGCGCGCGTGATCGAGCTGCACACCGGCGCTTACGCCGACGCGCCGCACGCCAGCGAGCGCGAAGCCGAGCTGGCCCGCATCCGCGAGGCCGCCGAATTCGGCGCCAGCCTCGGCATGGTGGTCAACGCCGGCCACGGACTCAATTACCACAACGTCAAGCCCATCGCCGCGATTCCGCAGATCGCCGAGCTGAATATCGGGCACGCCATCGTCGCCCATGCGCTGTTCGTCGGCTTCCCGCAGGCGGTGCGCGAGATGAAGGCGCTGATGGAAAGCGCGCGCGCCCGCTGA
- the lepB gene encoding signal peptidase I: MGANLFWVFSAAVVVGLLLILLGGKKQEGAKDWPQSVQWGYLALVIGGFGLLSDYMSFTAVMLVFVVITGAVWALDKWMLAKKRAASGAQPGHFVDYSRGFFPVILVVFVLRSFLVEPFQIPSSSMRPGLVVGDFILVNKFTYGIRVPVLNNVLVPVNQVKHGDVVVFNYPPNPKVNYIKRVIGLPGDTVEYRNKRLTVNGKPLTDVEDGTYDYIEQGLAQITAQRFRESQGGKTYHVLNNAEAPVVALSQVQDFPYRDNCRYDDDGFVCKVPQGNYFMMGDNRDNSSDGRYWGFVDDKLMVGKAFMIWMNFTQLSRIGTQIQ, from the coding sequence GTGGGTGCAAACTTGTTCTGGGTGTTCTCGGCCGCGGTCGTGGTCGGCCTGTTGCTGATTCTGCTGGGCGGCAAGAAGCAGGAAGGCGCCAAGGATTGGCCGCAATCGGTGCAGTGGGGCTATCTGGCCCTGGTGATCGGCGGCTTCGGCCTGCTGTCCGACTACATGAGCTTCACCGCGGTGATGCTGGTGTTCGTCGTGATCACCGGCGCGGTGTGGGCGCTGGACAAGTGGATGCTGGCCAAGAAGCGCGCCGCCAGCGGCGCGCAGCCCGGCCATTTCGTCGATTATTCGCGCGGCTTCTTCCCGGTGATCCTCGTGGTGTTCGTGCTGCGCTCCTTCCTGGTTGAACCGTTCCAGATTCCGTCCAGCTCGATGCGGCCGGGCCTGGTGGTCGGCGACTTCATCCTGGTCAACAAGTTCACCTACGGCATCCGCGTGCCGGTGCTGAACAACGTGCTGGTCCCGGTCAACCAGGTCAAGCACGGCGACGTGGTGGTGTTCAATTATCCGCCCAATCCCAAGGTCAACTACATCAAGCGCGTGATCGGTTTGCCGGGGGATACCGTCGAGTACCGCAACAAGCGGCTGACCGTGAACGGCAAGCCGCTGACCGATGTCGAGGACGGCACCTACGACTACATCGAGCAAGGCTTGGCGCAGATCACCGCGCAGCGTTTCCGGGAAAGTCAGGGCGGCAAGACCTACCATGTATTGAACAACGCCGAAGCGCCGGTGGTGGCCTTGAGCCAGGTGCAGGACTTTCCCTATCGCGACAATTGCCGCTACGATGACGATGGCTTCGTCTGCAAGGTGCCGCAGGGCAATTACTTCATGATGGGCGACAACCGCGACAACAGCTCGGACGGCCGCTACTGGGGCTTCGTCGACGACAAGCTGATGGTGGGCAAGGCCTTCATGATCTGGATGAATTTCACCCAGCTGTCCCGCATCGGCACGCAGATCCAGTAA
- the lepA gene encoding translation elongation factor 4 codes for MKNIRNFSIIAHIDHGKSTLADRFIQFCGGLELREMSAQVLDSMDIEKERGITIKAQTAALQYKARDGQVYNLNLIDTPGHVDFSYEVSRSLSACEGALLVVDASQGVEAQTVANCYTAIDLGVEVVPVLNKIDLPAADPERISQEIEDIIGIEAVEAVRASAKSGIGIEDILEEVVNKIPPPKGDPDGPLKALIVDSWFDNYVGVVMLVRVIDGSLKPKDKIKFMATGAEHLCEQVGVFTPKSVQRPSLNAGEVGFVIAGIKELKSAKVGDTITLVSKPATEALPGFKDVQSQVFAGLYPVESHDYEALRDALEKLQLNDASLKYEPEVSQALGFGFRCGFLGLLHLEIVQERLEREFDMDLITTAPTVNYEVVMKDGTVEVVSNPSRMPEAGKYDELREPIITSTILVPQDYVGSVMTLCNQKRGVQRNMQYMGRQVMLTYDLPMNEVVMDFFDKLKSTSRGYASLDYEFKEFQSADLVKLDVLVNGEKVDALSLIVHRASSVYRGRELVAKMRELIPRQMFDIAVQAAIGGHIIARETVKALRKNVLAKCYGGDITRKKKLLEKQKAGKKRMKQVGNVEIPQEAFLAILQVGDK; via the coding sequence ATGAAGAACATCCGAAATTTTTCGATCATTGCCCATATCGACCACGGTAAATCGACGCTGGCCGACCGTTTCATCCAGTTTTGCGGCGGTTTGGAATTGCGCGAGATGAGCGCCCAGGTGCTCGACTCCATGGACATCGAGAAGGAGCGCGGCATCACCATCAAGGCGCAGACCGCCGCGCTGCAATACAAGGCCCGCGACGGCCAGGTGTACAACCTGAATCTGATCGACACCCCGGGGCACGTAGACTTCAGCTATGAAGTGTCGCGCTCGCTGTCCGCCTGCGAAGGCGCGCTGCTGGTGGTGGACGCGTCGCAGGGCGTGGAAGCCCAGACTGTGGCCAACTGCTACACCGCCATCGACCTGGGCGTGGAAGTGGTGCCGGTGCTGAACAAGATCGACCTGCCGGCCGCCGATCCCGAGCGCATTTCCCAGGAGATCGAGGACATCATCGGCATCGAGGCCGTCGAGGCAGTGCGCGCCTCGGCCAAGTCCGGCATCGGCATCGAGGACATCCTGGAAGAGGTGGTCAACAAGATCCCGCCGCCGAAGGGCGATCCGGACGGCCCGCTGAAGGCGCTGATCGTCGACTCCTGGTTCGACAACTACGTCGGCGTGGTGATGCTGGTGCGCGTGATCGACGGCTCGCTGAAGCCGAAGGACAAGATCAAGTTCATGGCCACCGGCGCCGAGCACCTGTGCGAGCAGGTGGGCGTGTTCACGCCCAAGTCGGTCCAGCGCCCGAGCCTGAACGCGGGCGAGGTGGGTTTCGTCATCGCCGGCATCAAGGAACTGAAATCGGCCAAGGTTGGCGACACCATCACCCTGGTGTCCAAACCGGCTACCGAGGCGCTGCCTGGCTTCAAGGACGTGCAGTCCCAGGTGTTCGCCGGCCTGTACCCGGTGGAAAGCCACGATTACGAAGCGCTGCGCGACGCGCTGGAAAAACTGCAGCTGAACGACGCTTCGCTGAAATACGAGCCGGAAGTGTCGCAGGCGCTGGGCTTCGGCTTCCGTTGCGGCTTCCTTGGCCTCCTGCACCTGGAAATCGTTCAGGAGCGGCTGGAGCGCGAGTTCGACATGGACCTGATCACCACCGCGCCGACGGTGAACTATGAAGTGGTGATGAAGGACGGCACGGTGGAAGTAGTGTCCAACCCGTCGCGGATGCCGGAAGCCGGCAAGTACGACGAGTTGCGCGAACCCATCATCACCTCCACCATCCTGGTGCCGCAGGACTATGTCGGCTCGGTGATGACCCTGTGCAACCAGAAGCGCGGCGTGCAGCGCAATATGCAGTACATGGGCCGCCAGGTGATGCTGACCTACGATCTGCCGATGAACGAAGTGGTGATGGACTTCTTCGACAAGCTGAAGTCGACCAGCCGCGGCTACGCCTCGCTGGACTACGAGTTCAAGGAATTCCAGAGCGCCGATCTGGTCAAGCTGGATGTGCTGGTCAACGGCGAGAAGGTGGACGCGTTGTCTCTGATCGTGCACCGCGCCTCCAGCGTGTATCGCGGCCGCGAGCTGGTGGCCAAGATGCGCGAGCTGATTCCGCGCCAGATGTTCGACATCGCGGTGCAGGCGGCCATCGGCGGCCACATCATCGCCCGCGAGACGGTGAAGGCGCTGCGCAAGAACGTGCTGGCCAAGTGCTATGGCGGCGACATCACGCGTAAGAAAAAGCTGCTGGAAAAACAAAAGGCCGGCAAGAAGCGGATGAAACAGGTCGGCAACGTGGAAATTCCGCAAGAGGCCTTCCTTGCCATTCTTCAAGTAGGGGACAAATAA
- a CDS encoding DUF4845 domain-containing protein, which yields MKKQQGLSVIAILLVLALVGAGLMLVFKIVPVYTEYGDVKNALTTLATETNVGEQTLRQEFDGKASVAGIVSIKGENLVVVSGNGSNYLRAKYQREVPLFANVSLLFHFDTQAGQPPAQ from the coding sequence ATGAAGAAGCAGCAAGGCTTGTCGGTAATTGCGATTTTGTTGGTTCTGGCGCTCGTCGGCGCCGGCCTGATGCTGGTGTTCAAGATCGTGCCGGTCTACACCGAATACGGCGACGTCAAGAACGCGCTGACGACGCTGGCCACCGAGACCAATGTCGGCGAGCAGACGCTCAGGCAGGAATTCGACGGCAAGGCCAGCGTCGCCGGCATCGTCTCCATCAAGGGCGAGAACCTGGTGGTGGTGTCCGGCAACGGCAGCAACTACCTGCGCGCGAAGTACCAGCGCGAGGTGCCGCTGTTCGCCAACGTCAGCCTGCTTTTCCATTTCGATACCCAGGCGGGACAACCGCCTGCGCAATAA
- a CDS encoding GNAT family N-acetyltransferase, which yields MRAISYRIAHPDDVAACVAIRGQTRENAISEARLNELGITRESWAQSVRAGELAGVVAEAGGRIVGYCFGGAASGEIAVLALLPAFEGAGLGKTLLARVMDILRGAGHQRLFLGCSSDPTVRSYGFYRHLGWQSTGEVDAYGDEVLEYLFSSEPA from the coding sequence ATGCGCGCCATTTCTTATCGAATCGCCCATCCCGACGATGTGGCAGCCTGCGTCGCCATCCGCGGACAGACCCGCGAGAACGCCATTTCGGAAGCGCGTTTGAATGAGCTGGGCATCACTCGGGAGAGCTGGGCGCAAAGCGTGCGCGCGGGCGAACTGGCCGGCGTGGTGGCGGAGGCGGGAGGGCGCATCGTCGGCTATTGCTTCGGCGGCGCGGCAAGCGGCGAAATCGCGGTGCTGGCGTTGCTCCCGGCGTTCGAAGGGGCGGGCTTGGGCAAGACCCTGCTGGCGCGGGTGATGGACATTTTGCGGGGTGCCGGCCATCAGCGGCTGTTTCTGGGATGCAGCAGCGACCCGACAGTGCGCTCCTATGGTTTTTATCGCCATCTGGGCTGGCAATCCACCGGCGAAGTGGATGCCTATGGCGATGAGGTGCTGGAATACCTGTTTTCATCGGAGCCGGCCTGA
- a CDS encoding antibiotic biosynthesis monooxygenase family protein, producing MTVLDRPPAQACWAANLAGDGAAAELSRCALRLAESQPGCLGVTAEDRVTYWDSVEAIAAWRARVELLARQRLGRGADEAVSILVRQAGGATA from the coding sequence ATGACAGTATTGGACAGGCCGCCGGCGCAGGCTTGCTGGGCGGCGAACCTTGCCGGCGACGGCGCGGCGGCGGAACTGTCGCGCTGCGCGCTGAGGCTGGCGGAAAGCCAGCCAGGCTGCCTGGGCGTGACGGCGGAGGACCGGGTCACCTATTGGGACAGCGTCGAAGCCATCGCCGCCTGGCGCGCCCGGGTGGAGCTGTTGGCCAGGCAGCGCCTTGGGCGCGGCGCGGACGAAGCGGTTTCCATCCTGGTCCGCCAGGCCGGAGGCGCGACGGCATGA